One Natrinema marinum genomic window carries:
- the aglF gene encoding UTP--glucose-1-phosphate uridylyltransferase AglF: MQAVVLAAGKGTRLRPLTEDKPKVLVEVDSKPLIEDVFDNLIDIGITEFVVVVGYRKEQIIERYGDEYRGAPITYAHQREQFGLAHAILQAEPHIDSDFVLMLGDNIFRANLGDVINRQQEARADAAFLVEEVPYEEASRYGVLDTNEYGEIVEVVEKPDDPPSNLVMTGFYTFTPEIFHACHLVQPSDRGEYELPDAIDLLIQSGRTIDAIRMDGKRIDVGYPEDRERAEEWLAERTADQSEEQTADAPEQ; this comes from the coding sequence ATGCAAGCAGTGGTTTTAGCAGCCGGAAAAGGTACTCGTCTCCGGCCGCTCACCGAAGACAAGCCCAAGGTCCTCGTCGAAGTTGACAGCAAGCCCCTCATCGAGGATGTCTTCGACAACCTGATCGACATCGGCATCACTGAATTCGTCGTTGTCGTCGGCTACCGGAAAGAGCAGATCATCGAGCGCTACGGCGACGAGTACCGCGGCGCGCCGATTACCTACGCCCACCAGCGCGAACAGTTCGGGCTCGCCCACGCCATCCTCCAGGCCGAACCCCATATTGACAGCGACTTCGTCCTCATGCTCGGGGACAACATCTTCCGGGCGAACCTTGGCGACGTGATCAATCGCCAGCAGGAAGCCCGCGCCGACGCCGCCTTTCTCGTCGAGGAAGTCCCGTACGAGGAGGCCTCGAGATACGGCGTCCTCGATACCAACGAGTACGGTGAAATCGTCGAGGTCGTGGAGAAACCCGACGACCCGCCGTCGAACCTCGTCATGACTGGGTTCTACACCTTCACGCCGGAGATTTTCCACGCCTGCCACCTCGTCCAGCCCTCGGATCGCGGTGAGTACGAACTGCCGGACGCAATCGACTTGCTCATTCAGTCCGGGCGGACGATCGACGCGATCCGCATGGACGGCAAACGGATCGACGTCGGCTATCCGGAAGACCGGGAACGCGCCGAGGAGTGGCTCGCCGAGCGGACGGCAGACCAGTCGGAAGAGCAGACGGCAGATGCGCCAGAACAGTAA